From the genome of Leishmania infantum JPCM5 genome chromosome 4:
cGTAGCCTTTCTGCTGCTCCCGTGCCCGCCATCGTTGCCTTCACCGCTCGAAGACGCTAGAGAGCTCGCTGTTGGCGTCGCCATGCACGGCGGCCCCGAGGCCTGAATGATCTCCGGTGCCATGAACATGGGGGTGCCGACCATCGTCTGCGCCACGCCGGTGGTGTCGAACCACTGATATTCCGCCATGGTCGTGAAGCGCGAGTctgtcgcggcggtgcgtgtggtggcgatgctgctggtGGTCCCCTCGCTGTCAGCGGTGCCGTGGACGTTGTTCGTCAACACGATGCGCCGCGAGCACCCAAAGTCCGCCAACTTCGCTACATCGTCTGCGCTGATGAGGACATTATCGCCCTTCACATCCCGGTGAATAAAGTTGTTGCGGTGCAGGTAGGCGAGGCCTTTGAGCACATCGCGCAGGTAGCGTCGAGCCACCCTCACTGGCAGCTGACCGCCAGGCGACCGGCGAACGACGCTGGAGATGGTGCCGCGGTTGCACAACTCCATCACGATCTCCACCTGGACAGGAAtgcgggcagcggcgttgcgctgcggcgactggCTTGCGGAGAAAGCGCCGTCGCAGACGGCGGCTTTGCCGTTGTCGACATAGTGACGACCGGCGCTGTCGTACCGCCGCTCACCGACCCTTTCGCTGTCTCTcccagctgccgccgcgccggagAGGCCCTTGCCATTGGTGCTGCCACCGTcacggcactgctgctgttgctgctggtgtaGTTCCAAGTATCGGTCCTGCACTGGCGTGACCTGGCAGCGCAGGCACGTGACGATGTTCTCGTGGTGCAGCTTCTCCATCATCTCCACCTCGCGTAGAAGCACGAGGAGCGCCTCCTGCTGGGAGGGCGACATGTACGCTGcatccgcggcagcggcagcagcagcgcttgtGGGGGTGCCGCTATTTTCAGTGTACCGAGCCTGCCTGCTGCTCtggccgtcgccgtcatcgccagAGGTGTCGAGGTCGACCGGTATGGGAACGCCGACCTCTAGCACCTTCACTGCCACCGGGGTCTGCTTGCGGTCTTCCAGGACACCCTCGTATACCACGCCAGAGGTGCCGCGTCCAATGTAGCCGCGCATGCGCCACTGCACGCGCTTCTCTTGGAGCCTGTGAAAGGCCTCACGCCACTGCCGTGCGCttagccgctgccgctgctgttgctgttgccgctcttcgtccctctttctttgctgctcctgcgcacGCCAGCGCTCAATGGCGGTCGTCGGTGAGCCATCGCGGTTGGTGGAACCGGCGACCGCCGCTCCCGTCGCACTCGtgcgggcggcgcgcgcgcgactcAGCACTACAGCAACATTGacgttgccgccgccagcacaaGCACCGCTCTCCCGTCTCAAGTGATTACCGCGGAGCAGCTCAAGGGTTGACGGTTgagccagctgctgctgcggctcgtcctcgtcttccGTCGTTGTGTTCGTGAGTGTTGTGCTGTAGCGACGGAGCGGAccgcgatgacggcggccctcgtcgtctgccTTATCCTCGCTCGCCACGCTGTCTCTAGCGTATCGGTGAGAGGCGGCAAAGACCGCCGTGCCACCGTGCCGACTAGCCGCCGTGGCACTCCCGTAGTTATAGCAGTCCGACGtgccgctcgcgctgcccatcatgtTAGCCGCCGACGTGTTCGACGCGCTCGGCAAACTGCCGCATCGCACGCTGTCGACAGAGTCGTCGAGACCGTTCACAATATCTGAAGATACGCTCCGCTGGTGCCCGGAGAAGGCGCCGTGGCTCGGGTGTTCGATGAGGCGGGTGCCCCGTCGCGCACTGCTGacccccgctgccgctgcttctaTTGCGGCGTTGGCTGGTCGCGGCGTCCGCGGCGTCATCGTGCCTGtgacggcagaggaggctCTGCTCTCCGCGTACGCTGGCaggggcggcgctggcggcaagGTGGCCGTGATGGCCGTCATCGTTGTCTCCACCGAGGATCCCGCCCTGCTCACGCTGGGGTGACGGATCAAGGTGGGGGTGCGGGAGCACTGccctgctgccgtcgtcgccacggcgccgaataccggcgctgcagcagcagggctggaggaggcgagagagacggagcgGTTCGGGCTGGGCGAGGTGGCGCTGTCCACGTAGCCAACGCTGCCGCTAGCACTTGGTGTCGTGGcgtccgcagcggtggcagcgaccatggcaccgccgccgctgcggctgctgctaaCCCGGCCCCCCACCGTGTAGCTGCGCGCGCGATAGTGACGGCGGTGTTGATCCTCCTGGTcagacgcggcggcgggcacTGCAGACGGTAAAAGGCGAGGCGAGGTGCCGAGGTTCACAGTCGGCATACTGGAGAGGTGACCCCGCCACGCGGGCGACGGCGGATGgcccggctgctgctgttggtgcggttgcggatgcggcgcagccgaGGCGCTTTCCGGATATGGAAGCGCACAGTCATTGACGCCATgcgtcgcggctgcgtggtggtggttgctgTTCTTGCCGTTATAGATGCCGGCAGCAGTGTGGAAGCCGctcatgctgctgctgctgcgcaggccGCCGTTGGAGCCGCTTGCGTAACTCCGCTGCGAGACGGCCTGCGCCCTGGACACGGAGGGATGGTGGTGCACATGTCCGTGATTGCCGCAGAAGCTGCTGTTCCGACGTGAATTCGCACCCGACGAGAAGGgccggcgatgcgctgccgtAGCCTCCGCTACCTGGTTGCTGTGTGTCATGTCGAGGACCACGGCACGGTCACGCATgttcggcggcagcagcgcctgcttcATGTCGGACGGATGTATCGCCTTCACAAAAGTGTTGAA
Proteins encoded in this window:
- a CDS encoding serine/threonine protein kinase-like protein, producing MNSPSYTPYILHTHGRSGDGTAAAAAPAMNMQTTAAAATNVGSSSSSMVGGAGSSSSVGPSSGSCVPTVHGVGYFNTFVKAIHPSDMKQALLPPNMRDRAVVLDMTHSNQVAEATAAHRRPFSSGANSRRNSSFCGNHGHVHHHPSVSRAQAVSQRSYASGSNGGLRSSSSMSGFHTAAGIYNGKNSNHHHAAATHGVNDCALPYPESASAAPHPQPHQQQQPGHPPSPAWRGHLSSMPTVNLGTSPRLLPSAVPAAASDQEDQHRRHYRARSYTVGGRVSSSRSGGGAMVAATAADATTPSASGSVGYVDSATSPSPNRSVSLASSSPAAAAPVFGAVATTAAGQCSRTPTLIRHPSVSRAGSSVETTMTAITATLPPAPPLPAYAESRASSAVTGTMTPRTPRPANAAIEAAAAGVSSARRGTRLIEHPSHGAFSGHQRSVSSDIVNGLDDSVDSVRCGSLPSASNTSAANMMGSASGTSDCYNYGSATAASRHGGTAVFAASHRYARDSVASEDKADDEGRRHRGPLRRYSTTLTNTTTEDEDEPQQQLAQPSTLELLRGNHLRRESGACAGGGNVNVAVVLSRARAARTSATGAAVAGSTNRDGSPTTAIERWRAQEQQRKRDEERQQQQQRQRLSARQWREAFHRLQEKRVQWRMRGYIGRGTSGVVYEGVLEDRKQTPVAVKVLEVGVPIPVDLDTSGDDGDGQSSRQARYTENSGTPTSAAAAAAADAAYMSPSQQEALLVLLREVEMMEKLHHENIVTCLRCQVTPVQDRYLELHQQQQQQCRDGGSTNGKGLSGAAAAGRDSERVGERRYDSAGRHYVDNGKAAVCDGAFSASQSPQRNAAARIPVQVEIVMELCNRGTISSVVRRSPGGQLPVRVARRYLRDVLKGLAYLHRNNFIHRDVKGDNVLISADDVAKLADFGCSRRIVLTNNVHGTADSEGTTSSIATTRTAATDSRFTTMAEYQWFDTTGVAQTMVGTPMFMAPEIIQASGPPCMATPTASSLASSSGEGNDGGHGSSRKATSPPAPVGYTASADIWSFGCLVLEVFGRTPWPTSGSNAYHLMKQIEQSVADLPPGVPDGTPAELLGLLRCCFHRDPHRRSTARALLRAPWMTCKDEELEEMPPRRRY